In a genomic window of Scyliorhinus torazame isolate Kashiwa2021f chromosome 5, sScyTor2.1, whole genome shotgun sequence:
- the LOC140420723 gene encoding uncharacterized protein, translating to MEKLWKCEVCGKRFRVRSKLEIHQRSHTGERPFTCSVCGKGFTELSSLKSHERVHTVEKPFPCSQCGKGFRHSSTLKSHQRIHTGERPFICSQCEKRFTALSSLKSHQRVHTGEKPFTCYQCGKGFSQVSNLKTHQRVHTGEKLFTCSQCGKEFTALFSLKSHQRIHTGEKPFTCSQCGKGFTQSPHLQAHQRVHSGERPFPCSHCGKEFRDLSTLRTHQRIHTGERPFTCSQCGKRFAQLSSLTIHQRVHTGERPFICSQCGKGFRHSSTLWRHERFHTGEKPFTCSQCGNGFTQLSHLKSHQRIHTGQKPFTCSHCGKGFRHSSNLQRHQRVHTGRGLSPALIRGGIE from the coding sequence atggagaaactgtggaaatgtgaagtttgtgggaagagattcagagtcCGATCgaagctggagattcatcaacgcagtcacacaggggagaggccatttacctgctctgtgtgtgggaagggattcactgaattatccagcctgaagtcacatgaaagagttcacactgtggagaagccgtttccctgttctcagtgtgggaagggattcagacattcatccaccctgaagtcacatcagcgaattcatactggggagagaccgttcatctgctctcagtgtgagaagagattcactgcgTTATCTAGCTTGAAgtcacaccaacgggttcacactggggagaagccattcacctgctatcagtgtgggaagggattcagtcaggtatccaacctgaagacacaccagcgagttcacactggggagaagctattcacctgctctcagtgtgggaaggaattcactgcgttattcagcctgaagtcacatcagcgaattcacactggggagaagccattcacctgctctcagtgtgggaaaggatttactcagtcaccccacctgcaggcacaccagcgagttcacagtggggagagaccgttcccctgctctcattgtgggaaggaattcagagatttatccaccctgcggacacaccagcgaattcacacaggggagaggccgttcacctgctctcagtgtgggaagagattcgctcagttatccagcctgacgatacaccagcgggttcacacaggggagaggccgttcatctgttctcagtgtgggaagggattcagacattcatccaccctgtggagacatgagcgatttcacactggggagaagccgttcacctgctctcagtgtggtaatggattcactcagttatcccacttgAAGAgtcaccaacgaattcacactgggcagaagccattcacctgctctcattgcGGGAAAGGATTCCgacattcatccaacctgcagagacatcagcgagttcacacggggagaggcctttcacctgctctgattaGGGGAGGCATTGAGTGA